DNA from Fusarium musae strain F31 chromosome 7, whole genome shotgun sequence:
CACCTCCAAAAGAACTCATTGCTTTGCCAAAAGTGTGCAATCGTGCGAATATTTCCTTCTCCAAACCCAATTCGCAGACCAGACCTCGTCCTTGGTGACCAAAAATGCCTGTTGAATGTGCCTCGTCGACGATGATGTAGCCGTTCGTCGGGAGTCTCCTTTTGACGCATTCGACAATCTCTTTGAGAGGAGCAACATCGCCATCCATGCTGTAAACACCCTCAACAAGGATAAAAACCGACTTCTCGCTCCCAATTCCACTCAAAACATCATCGAGACCGCCCTCCCCATACACACAGTTATGCTTAAACGATACCCTCCGTCCCGCGCGACTCAACCTCATTCCATCATGAGCACTCGCATGAATAAGCTCATCATACACCACAACATCCCCCGGCTGCGGCAAACAGCTCACAAGACCAACATTGGCATCAAACCCCGAATTGAACAACAATCCAGCATCTGCATTGTGAAATGCCGCAATGTCCCTCTCCAGATTCTCGGCGAGGGTTGAATTGCCGTCCAACAGCCGTGAACCTCCAGACCCTAGCAACGGAGGCGGCGCTGCATGATTCTCAACAAGGGACTGATACGCGATTCGAATTTCCGGTACCGAAGACAGTGAGAGGTATGCATTTGAGGAAAAATCGACATTGTCAGCTGGAAACGTCGTCAATCGTCGCAATTGCGACCGTTTCTCACGATCTAATAATCGCGCTTtcaacttctcctccaaTTTCGACATTGTCACAAAGTTAAAAACTCACTCACAGGTCACTTCACTCGGTAAAGCATGCGGAATTTGTTGGGTTTAGTACATGTTGAGCCCCCCGCCCCGCCCGGAGCTCTTTGCCGTGCCGATCTAGACCCTGTTATAAACCGCGGCATTCCACCTCAACCCTTTCGTCCATCTCACCCATCGCAAAAAATGGCGCCCGTGCCTGCTCTTCTCTGGCGATCGCTGCGAGCGCATCAGGTCTACGGTGCGAATACTGATGTGGGCAAGACGATTTTCAGCACGATTTTGTGTAATGCTGCGAGTAAGCGGGGTGACAAGACATGGTTTCTTAAGCCGGTTTCTACGGGGGCTGCGGATGAGGCCGATGGATGGTGTAAGTTTTTGGGATGTTGAAGGGATTAAGCTAATTTGAGTAGAAGTTGGGTGATTTTGGGAGACATTGTCTAACGAGGTAGTCATATTCAACGATATGCTCCGTCGACGAACCATGAGACGCTGTTCCAATACGACATTCCGTGCAGTCCTCATATAGCTGCGAAGGCATCTGGCAAGGTATGGAGTCAATTGGTTGATGAACGAAGCTTACAGAGTAGCCAATTCCATCTGATCAAGATGTTCTCACAAAGATCTACGACACCACATCGCGATACGCGTCTCAAGGACCAGGATGGCTGTTTCTAGAGACTGCTGGAGGCGTTCATTCACCTGGTCCATCTGGTACGACCCAGGCAGATCTATACGCTCCATTGCGTGCGCCAGTCATTCTCGTAGGCGACTCAAAGCTCGGTGGTATCTCACAGACCATTTCTGCTTATGAGTCCTTGCGAATGCGCGGCCATGACATTGAGTcaattcttctcttccaagacATGAAGTACGAAAACTATCAATACCTACGAGACTACTTTGGAAAGCTGGGCGGCATCTCAGTCGACACAGTCCCTGAACCACCTGCTCGACTCGATAATGAACAACAAGACATTGAGCAGATGAAAGAGTACTACGCCTCTCGCAACATCGACCACGTCCTCGAAGCTCTTGACAAACGAGGAAAAGACCGAATCTCTCGTCTCGAATCAATGACCTCCAAAGCAAGCAAATCAATCTGGTACCCCTTCACCCAGCAAAAGCTCGTCACCGCCGATACAATCTCCGCCATCGACTCAGCCCACGGCGACTATTTCCAAGTCCTCaacccctccccctccactCCCAATCTTCTCCAACCTGCCTTTGACGGCTCAGCATCATGGTGGTCCCAAGGTCTCGGCCACGCCAACTCGCGCCTCACCCTCGCAGCAGCCTACGCAGCCGGTCGGTACGGCCACGTAATGTTTGCCGAGGCAATCCACGAGCCTGCATTAGCGCTGGCGGAGATGCTCCTCAAGGGCGCAGACAATCCGCGATTTTCACGTGTTTTCTACTCTGATAATGGAAGTACCGGGTGTGAAGTCGCTGTAAAGATGGCGCTGCGGGCGGCGAGGCTGCGGTATGGATGGGGACCGAATGATAATGTTCATATTCTGGGACTCAAGGGGAGTTATCATGGGGATACTATTGGTGCGATGGATTGTGCGGAGCCGTGTGTTTATaatgagaagattgagtgGTATGAGGGCAAGGGGTATT
Protein-coding regions in this window:
- a CDS encoding hypothetical protein (EggNog:ENOG41) — translated: MSKLEEKLKARLLDREKRSQLRRLTTFPADNVDFSSNAYLSLSSVPEIRIAYQSLVENHAAPPPLLGSGGSRLLDGNSTLAENLERDIAAFHNADAGLLFNSGFDANVGLVSCLPQPGDVVVYDELIHASAHDGMRLSRAGRRVSFKHNCVYGEGGLDDVLSGIGSEKSVFILVEGVYSMDGDVAPLKEIVECVKRRLPTNGYIIVDEAHSTGIFGHQGRGLVCELGLEKEIFARLHTFGKAMSSFGGE